The Callithrix jacchus isolate 240 chromosome 20, calJac240_pri, whole genome shotgun sequence genome has a window encoding:
- the ADCY7 gene encoding adenylate cyclase type 7, with amino-acid sequence MPAKGRYFLNEGEEGPDQDALYEKYRLTSQHGPLLLTLLLVAVIACLALIIIAFSHGDPSRHQAILGTAFLVLAVFLALSVLVYVECLLRRWLRALALLAWACLMTLGYVLVFDAWTKAACSWEQVPFFLFVVFVVYTLLPFSMRGAVAVGVISTASHLLVLCALMGGFTTPSVRVGLQLLANAVIFLCGNLTGAFHKNQMQDASRDLFTYTVKCIQIRRKLRIEKRQQENLLLSVLPAHISMGMKLAIIERLKEHGDRRCVPDNNFHSLYVKRHQNVSILYADIVGFTRLASDCSPKELVVVLNELFGKFDQIAKANECMRIKILGDCYYCVSGLPVSLPTHARNCVKMGLDMCEAIKQVREATGVDINMRVGIHSGNVLCGVIGLRKWQYDVWSHDVSLANRMEAAGVPGRVHITEATLKHLDKAYEVEDGHGQQRDPYLKEMNIRTYLVIDPRSQQPPPPRQQPPRSKGDAALKMRASVRMTRYLESWGAARPFAHLNHRESVSSGETPVPNGQKPKSIPHRHRRTPDRSMSPRGRLEDDSYDEMLSAIEGLSSTRPCCSKSDDFYTFGSIFLEKGFEREYRLAPIPRARHHFACASLIFICILLVHVLLMPRTVVLGVSFGLVACVLGLVLGLCFATEFLRCCPAQGILRTISERVEMQPLLRLTLAVLTIGSLLTVAIVNLPLMPFPVPELPFGNETGLLAMSSKARALCEPLPYYTCSCILGFIACSVFLRMSLEPKVVLLTVALIAYLVLFNLSPCWQWDCSSQGLGNLTEPNSTTSGTPSCSWRDLKTMINFYLVLFYITLLTLSRQIDYYCRLDCLWKKKFKKEHEEFETMENVNRLLLENVLPAHVAAHFIGDKLNEDWYHQSYDCVCVMFASVPDFKVFYTECDVNKEGLECLRLLNEIIADFDELLLKPKFSGVEKIKTIGSTYMAAAGLSVTSGHENQELERQHAHIGVMVEFSIALMSKLDGINRHSFNSFRLRVGINHGPVIAGVIGARKPQYDIWGNTVNVASRMESTGELGKIQVTEETCTILQGLGYSCECRGLINVKGKGELRTYFVCTDTAKFQGLGLN; translated from the exons GACCCCTCCAGACACCAGGCCATTCTGGGCACGGCGTTCCTGGTGCTGGCAGTGTTTTTGGCCCTCTCTGTGCTGGTGTATGTCGAGTGTCTCCTGAGGCGCTGGCTTAGGGCCTTGGCGCTGCTTGCCTGGGCCTGCCTGATGACCCTGGGCTACGTGCTGGTGTTTGACGCGTGGACGAAGGCGGCCTGTTCGTGGGAGCAG GTGCCCTTCTTCCTGTTCGTTGTCTTCGTGGTGTACACGCTGCTGCCCTTCAGCATGCGGGGGGCTGTGGCTGTAGGGGTCATCTCCACCGCCTCCCACCTCCTGGTACTCTGCGCTCTGATGGGAGGCTTCACAACGCCCAGCGTCCGGGTAGGGCTACAG CTGCTGGCCAACGCGGTCATCTTCCTGTGCGGGAACCTGACTGGTGCCTTCCACAAGAACCAGATGCAGGATGCATCCCGGGACCTCTTCACCTACACTGTGAAGTGCATCCAGATCCGCCGGAAGCTGCGCATTGAGAAGCGCCAGCAG GAGAACCTGCTGCTGTCGGTGCTCCCGGCCCACATCTCTATGGGCATGAAGCTGGCCATCATTGAGCGGCTCAAGGAGCATGGCGACCGCCGCTGTGTGCCCGACAACAACTTCCACAGCCTCTACGTCAAGCGGCACCAGAATGTCAG caTCCTCTATGCGGACATCGTGGGCTTCACGCGGCTGGCCAGCGACTGCTCCCCCAAGGAACTGGTGGTGGTACTGAACGAGCTCTTTGGCAAATTTGACCAGATCGCCAAG GCCAACGAGTGCATGCGGATCAAGATCCTCGGCGACTGCTactactgtgtgtcaggcctgCCTGTGTCGCTGCCCACCCACGCCCGGAACTGCGTGAAGATGGGGCTGGACATGTGCGAGGCCATTAA GCAGGTGCGGGAGGCCACAGGCGTGGACATCAACATGCGTGTGGGCATACACTCTGGGAATGTGCTGTGCGGGGTCATCGGGCTGCGCAAGTGGCAGTATGACGTGTGGTCCCATGACGTGTCCCTGGCCAACCGGATGGAGGCAGCCGGAGTCCCCGG CCGGGTGCACATCACGGAGGCAACACTGAAGCACCTGGACAAGGCGTATGAGGTGGAGGATGGGCACGGGCAGCAGCGGGACCCCTACCTCAAGGAGATGAACATCCGCACCTACCTGGTCATCGACCCCCGG AGCCAGCAGCCACCCCCGCCGAGGCAACAGCCCCCCAGGTCCAAGGGGGACGCGGCCCTGAAGATGCGGGCGTCAGTGCGCATGACCCGCTACCTCGAGTCCTGGGGGGCAGCTCGGCCCTTTGCGCACCTCAACCATCGTGAGAGTGTGAGCAGTGGCGAGACCCCTGTCCCTAATGGGCAGAAGCCCAAG AGCATTCCCCATCGCCACCGCCGGACCCCTGACAG GAGCATGTCCCCCAGGGGGCGGTTGGAGGACGACTCGTATGACGAGATGCTGTCAGCCATCGAGGGGCTCAGCTCCACGAG GCCCTGCTGCTCCAAGTCTGACGACTTCTACACCTTTGGGTCCATCTTCCTGGAGAAGGGCTTTGAGCGCGAG TACCGCCTGGCGCCCATCCCCCGGGCCCGCCACCACTTCGCCTGCGCCAGCCTGATCTTCATCTGCATTCTGCTTGTCCATGTCCTCCTCATGCCCAG GACGGTGGTGCTGGGTGTGTCCTTCGGGCTGGTGGCCTGTGTGCTGGGGCTGGTGCTGGGCCTCTGCTTTGCCACCGAGTTCTTG AGGTgctgcccagcccaggggataCTCCGCACTATCTCCGAGAGGGTGGAGATGCAGCCCCTGCTGAGGCTGACCCTGGCTGTCCTGACCATCGGCAGCCTGCTCACCGTGGCCATTGTCAACCTG CCCCTGATGCCTTTCCCAGTCCCAGAGCTGCCTTTCGGCAACGAGACAGGCCTGCTGGCCATGAGCAGCAAGGCAAGGGCCCTGTGTGAGCCCCTCCCG taCTACACCTGCAGCTGCATCCTGGGCTTCATCGCCTGCTCCGTCTTCCTGCGGATGAGCCTGGAGCCAAAGGTTGTGCTGCTGACAGTGGCCCTGATAGCCTACCTGGTGCTCTTCAACCTCTCCCCGTGCTGGCAGTGGGACTGCTCCAGCCAAGGCCTGGGCAACCTCACCGAGCCCAACAGCACCACCAG CGGCACCCCTAGCTGTTCCTGGAGGGACCTGAAGACCATGATCAATTTCTACCTGGTCCTGTTCTACATCACCCTGCTCACGCTCTCCAGACAG ATTGACTATTACTGCCGCCTGGACTGCCTATGGAAGAAGAAGTTCAAGAAGGAGcacgaggagtttgagaccatggaGAACGTGAATCGCCTTCTTCTGGAGAACGTCCTGCCAGCCCATGTGGCCGCCCACTTCATTGGTGACAAGTTAAATGAG GACTGGTACCATCAGTCGTATGACTGCGTCTGTGTCATGTTTGCCTCTGTGCCAGACTTCAAAGTGTTCTACACAGAGTGCGACGTCAACAAAGAAGGTCTGGAGTGCCTCCGCCTGCTCAACGAGATCATTGCCGACTTTGATGAG CTCCTGCTGAAGCCCAAGTTCAGTGGTGTGgagaagatcaagaccattggCAGCACATACATGGCAGCTGCAGGGCTCAGCGTCACCTCGGGGCACGAGAACCAG GAGCTGGAGCGGCAGCATGCCCACATTGGTGTCATGGTGGAGTTCAGCATCGCCTTGATGAGCAAGCTGGACGGCATCAACAGGCACTCCTTCAACTCCTTCCGCCTCCGCGTTG GTATAAACCATGGGCCTGTGATTGCTGGAGTGATAGGGGCCCGAAAACCTCAGTATGACATCTGGGGAAACACGGTCAACGTGGCCAGCCGAATGGAGAGCACTGGAGAACTTGGGAAAATCCAG GTTACTGAGGAGACCTGCACCATCCTCCAGGGCCTCGGGTACTCATGTGAATGCCGTGGCCTGATCAACGTCAAAGGCAAAGGCGAGCTGAGGACTTATTTTGTCTGTACGGACACTGCCAAGTTTCAGGGGCTGGGGCTGAACTGA